Genomic segment of Deltaproteobacteria bacterium:
GGGCCGCTCGCGGTGCGCTCGAGCGTTGTGTCACAATGATGAACTGAGCTTCTTCACGAGTCGGAAATGCTATGGAGGGGTCAACCCAATCACTGTGCGATGAGGGGCAACAAGGAAAAAATCACTGTTCTTCAAAGAGTGACAAAGGAGTGTTCTCTTATTTGTCGTAGGAGTCATTGCTCCTGGCGTCGCGTGCTTAGTCGCATTTGCCCGGCTGAGAGAATCTACTTCAGAAGAGGGGTGAACTGACCCGTGCTAGGAAAAGCCACAATTCCTTTACCGTTAACCGGCGGTTGCCAATGCGGTAGTCTTCGGTATCACATCAGCGCAGTGCCGCTGACGCTGTATGTTTGTCAAGGAAGCGCATGCGCGTCGCGACCTACAACCTGTTAAAGGGCGGAACCAAACGTGTGCATTGGCGCAAGCTGATCGAAGAGCACGACGTTGACCTGTTACTGGTGCAGGAGTCTGGGCCGCAGGATCAGCACCTCTCACCTCTCTCGCATCCCGACCTGCAAGGCCAGTCGGTGTGGGACATGGCGCCACCGAATCGCTGGGGCAGTGCAGTCTTTTCTACCTCCGGTGCTGTGAAACAAGTCCAGCTTTCGCGGTTCAACGGCTGGGTTGTTGGTGCACACATCTCCGGTCTCACGTGGCGACGAAAGCGCCGCCGTCCGCTGCTGGTCTTCAGCGTACACGTCCCCTACGGACCTGGAGGCTACGTCAAACAAACACTGGACCTGCTTGATGAGATTGCGCGCGTTGCGGCAGGTAGTGACCTCATCATCGGTGGTGACTTCAATCTGTCGATCAGTCCTGAGCGCAGAACCGATAAACCGTTGAGTAAGCGGCTGACAACACTTCACGCACGACTACGGAAAGAGTTCGGCTTAATGAACTGTTGGCAGGAAGCGAATCCAGGGCAGCCACCAGCACAAACGTTGCGGTGGACAGGCAATCGCACCATCCCGTATCACTGTGATGGCATTTTTGTGCCCCGGCGCTGGCGGAATCGACTGCAATCGTGCACCGTATTGTCAGGCGCAGATTGGGATCACCTCAGCGATCATAATCCAGTCATTGCCACCTTTGCCGACTGATGATGAAAGGAGTCAATATGGCACGTCACGATAGTCCACATCCCGGCCATGTGCATGATTTTGATGCTGCGCGGGCGCAGACTCTCTCATCAGTGGTGAGTGTTGCGTCAGAAGAGAGTTTACGCAACTTGCTGTCTTCAGCGGGCTACATCGATATGCAACGCTTCTTTGCGGCCTATTTCTATGGTGGTTGGATCGCGCGGTTTGTGTCGTAACCGGCGATCATAACCGAAAGTTATGGCACCGGAATGACAGGATCGGCACCTTTCTCTTTGACAAAGAACACCAGAAACTTCGCTGGCTTGGTTTTGCTGGCGTTCTTTGAGACTGCGTGGATGTCTTCCGGTGATTCATAAAATGTTTGACCAGGTCCCAGCGTCACCTCTTTCCCACCTTCGACCTGCATGACAATCGAGCCTTCTAAGACGTAGACAAACGTATGTGCGTTGTGGCGATGTTTGGCGGTTGTGCCGCCCGGTGGGTACTCGACCAGGAGCACCGCCCCTTCCTTGTTCGGGGACCCGGTCAAATCCTTCGCCATCAGCGGATTGATCTTGGCGTCTTGAGCCATTGCCGGAACGGCAATGGTACAGATCACTCCCACCAACACTGCTTGTGCTGCTCTCCAATATCGCATCTGACTCTCCTCCTCTTATCTTCCTAGTTTTCCAACGATTACTATATACAGAACTCCTCGAGTTTTGGTATTAGCGGCGAATTCTTGGCGGAATCTCCACATAGCTCCATACCAGCTTGTTTATTGTCGCAGCTTTCGCACCGGATGATCCGGCGGCAACATGCACAGACTGTCACTGTCGATTTTCAATGCGCAGTTAAAGCGCGCGCGGAAGTTCTCCAAGGCAAGGGCTGAAGTCAACTCAACAATTTGTTCGGTACTGAAGAACGCCTGAATGTCTGCGAACACCACATCAGACACATCCGCCGGAGTCTGTGTCATTCCTTCCGCGTAGCGCAACACCGCTTTCTCTTGGGGAGTGAAGTGTGGGCTTGACTCGAACGTGGCCAGTGTTTCTAACTGATCGTCAGTGACTCCTGCATTTCTGCCAACGGCAGAGTTAATGTCCACTCAAAAGGGACAGCCGATCATTTGTGCCGCACGTACGCAGGCCATGGTCTTCAAGCGTGGTTCGACGAGGGTCGAGAAGCCAATTGCTTTTCCTAAGGCTGCATGGCCTAGGAGGATCTCCGGTCTGTGCGCCATGACCAGA
This window contains:
- a CDS encoding cupin domain-containing protein → MRYWRAAQAVLVGVICTIAVPAMAQDAKINPLMAKDLTGSPNKEGAVLLVEYPPGGTTAKHRHNAHTFVYVLEGSIVMQVEGGKEVTLGPGQTFYESPEDIHAVSKNASKTKPAKFLVFFVKEKGADPVIPVP
- a CDS encoding endonuclease/exonuclease/phosphatase family protein, with the translated sequence MRVATYNLLKGGTKRVHWRKLIEEHDVDLLLVQESGPQDQHLSPLSHPDLQGQSVWDMAPPNRWGSAVFSTSGAVKQVQLSRFNGWVVGAHISGLTWRRKRRRPLLVFSVHVPYGPGGYVKQTLDLLDEIARVAAGSDLIIGGDFNLSISPERRTDKPLSKRLTTLHARLRKEFGLMNCWQEANPGQPPAQTLRWTGNRTIPYHCDGIFVPRRWRNRLQSCTVLSGADWDHLSDHNPVIATFAD
- a CDS encoding carboxymuconolactone decarboxylase family protein encodes the protein MDINSAVGRNAGVTDDQLETLATFESSPHFTPQEKAVLRYAEGMTQTPADVSDVVFADIQAFFSTEQIVELTSALALENFRARFNCALKIDSDSLCMLPPDHPVRKLRQ